Proteins encoded together in one Candidatus Magasanikbacteria bacterium RIFOXYB2_FULL_38_10 window:
- a CDS encoding 50S ribosomal protein L29: protein MKEKEELKNFSPTELDDLLKKEQEKLRELRFRVSSRELKTVKDIEKTKKKIARIKTILNSLK, encoded by the coding sequence ATGAAAGAAAAAGAAGAATTAAAAAATTTTTCCCCAACAGAATTGGATGATTTGCTTAAAAAAGAGCAAGAGAAATTGCGTGAATTGCGTTTTCGCGTTTCTTCACGAGAATTAAAAACTGTTAAAGATATTGAAAAGACAAAAAAGAAAATTGCTAGAATCAAGACTATCTTAAACAGTCTTAAATAA
- a CDS encoding 30S ribosomal protein S17, translating to MENTKKIRKFKGVVVSAKGQKTVVIRVDRVRKNVKYQKQYTVSNRFQVHDEKGQYKVGDKVNFVECRPISKTKKWRVIY from the coding sequence ATGGAGAATACAAAAAAGATCAGAAAATTTAAGGGCGTGGTTGTTTCTGCTAAGGGGCAGAAAACTGTTGTTATAAGAGTTGACAGAGTCAGAAAAAATGTTAAATATCAAAAACAATATACTGTCAGCAATCGTTTTCAGGTGCATGATGAAAAGGGTCAGTATAAAGTTGGTGATAAGGTTAATTTTGTTGAGTGCCGTCCCATTTCTAAAACTAAAAAGTGGAGAGTGATTTATTAA
- a CDS encoding 50S ribosomal protein L14, which produces MIQHRSMLNVADNSGAKIIQCIRVLGGYKKRYSTIGDIFTGVVKKAEPYGMVKKSEVVTAVLVRSHKEIRRKDGTYVRFDDNAAVIIDKKSKEPKGTRIFGPVARELRDKGFIKIISLAPEVL; this is translated from the coding sequence ATGATTCAACACAGATCAATGTTAAATGTAGCGGATAATTCCGGCGCCAAAATAATTCAGTGTATTAGAGTTTTGGGCGGTTATAAAAAACGCTATTCAACAATCGGCGACATTTTTACAGGCGTAGTTAAAAAAGCCGAGCCTTATGGTATGGTTAAAAAAAGTGAAGTAGTTACGGCTGTATTAGTTAGATCCCATAAAGAAATTCGTCGCAAAGATGGCACTTATGTTCGTTTTGACGACAATGCGGCTGTTATAATTGATAAAAAATCAAAAGAGCCTAAAGGAACGCGTATTTTTGGGCCGGTAGCCAGGGAATTACGCGACAAAGGTTTTATTAAAATAATTTCTTTAGCTCCGGAAGTTTTATAA
- a CDS encoding 50S ribosomal protein L24, with protein MKIKTGDKVIITRGKDKGKSGKVIQIFPELNKVVVEGANILKKHVRSRKEGQKGQIIELSAPLAVANVSFFCEHCQKGVKLGKRQEADKKVRFCKKCNEVI; from the coding sequence ATGAAAATAAAAACAGGTGACAAAGTAATCATTACCAGAGGCAAAGATAAGGGTAAATCCGGCAAGGTAATTCAAATTTTTCCTGAATTAAATAAGGTTGTGGTTGAGGGCGCCAATATTTTAAAAAAGCATGTGCGTTCTCGCAAAGAAGGGCAAAAAGGTCAAATTATTGAATTGTCGGCTCCGCTTGCCGTTGCCAATGTTTCCTTTTTTTGCGAACATTGCCAAAAGGGAGTTAAGTTGGGCAAAAGACAAGAAGCCGATAAAAAAGTGCGCTTTTGCAAAAAATGTAATGAGGTAATTTAA
- a CDS encoding 50S ribosomal protein L5 translates to MNLKEFYKKEVVGKLMKELGYKNINAVPKVEKVVVNIGFGKMIKEPKIAEIVEETLRRITGQKPVLAKAKKSISNFKIRAGQIVGAKVTLRGKRMYDFLEKLIKIALPRVRDFRGVSTNVFDEKGNMTIGFKEHLSFPEIRPDEVEKVLGLEITVVTSAKDKEEAKNLFTHLGFPLIEK, encoded by the coding sequence ATGAATTTAAAAGAATTTTACAAAAAAGAAGTAGTGGGCAAATTAATGAAAGAATTGGGCTATAAGAATATTAATGCCGTTCCCAAAGTGGAAAAGGTAGTGGTTAATATTGGTTTTGGCAAAATGATCAAAGAACCCAAAATTGCCGAAATAGTAGAAGAAACCTTAAGGCGTATTACCGGTCAAAAACCAGTTTTAGCTAAGGCCAAAAAATCAATTTCTAACTTTAAGATAAGAGCTGGACAAATTGTGGGAGCCAAAGTCACTTTGCGCGGTAAAAGAATGTATGATTTTTTGGAAAAACTTATCAAAATTGCCTTGCCTCGCGTCAGAGATTTTCGCGGTGTTTCTACCAATGTTTTTGATGAAAAAGGCAATATGACGATTGGTTTTAAAGAACATTTATCTTTTCCGGAAATTAGACCGGATGAAGTTGAAAAAGTTTTAGGCTTGGAGATTACAGTGGTTACTTCCGCCAAAGATAAAGAAGAGGCAAAAAATTTGTTCACCCACTTAGGTTTTCCTTTAATAGAAAAGTAA
- the rpsN gene encoding 30S ribosomal protein S14 (located in the peptidyl transferase center and involved in assembly of 30S ribosome subunit; similar to what is observed with proteins L31 and L33, some proteins in this family contain CXXC motifs that are involved in zinc binding; if two copies are present in a genome, then the duplicated copy appears to have lost the zinc-binding motif and is instead regulated by zinc; the proteins in this group appear to contain the zinc-binding motif) has product MATEAQIYKSKRKAKFSSRIVNRCWKCGRKHGYMRDFKLCRICFRELANRGELPGITKSSW; this is encoded by the coding sequence ATGGCTACTGAAGCACAAATTTATAAATCCAAAAGAAAAGCTAAATTTTCTTCCCGCATTGTTAATCGTTGTTGGAAATGCGGCCGCAAACATGGCTATATGAGAGACTTTAAATTATGCCGTATTTGTTTTCGTGAATTGGCCAACCGTGGAGAATTACCGGGAATTACTAAATCTAGTTGGTAG
- a CDS encoding 30S ribosomal protein S8, whose protein sequence is MFTDPIADMLTRIRNASAVKKAEVLIPFSKVKLSIANILLQAGFLKSVEKVEDGRGDLKIILKYQDGRPVLTSLTRISKPGRRIYIGKEDLKTVRNGLGISILSTSQGIMDGREAKKKNIGGELICEVY, encoded by the coding sequence ATGTTTACCGATCCAATCGCAGACATGTTAACAAGAATAAGAAATGCCTCCGCTGTTAAGAAGGCAGAGGTTTTAATACCTTTTTCCAAAGTTAAATTATCCATTGCTAATATTTTATTGCAAGCGGGATTTTTAAAAAGCGTGGAAAAAGTAGAAGACGGCCGCGGTGATTTAAAAATAATTTTAAAATATCAAGATGGCAGGCCTGTTCTTACTTCTTTAACCAGAATCAGTAAACCGGGACGGCGTATTTATATTGGCAAGGAAGATTTAAAAACTGTACGCAATGGTTTGGGTATTTCCATTCTTTCCACTTCCCAAGGAATTATGGATGGACGCGAAGCCAAAAAGAAAAATATTGGTGGAGAATTAATTTGTGAAGTTTATTAA
- a CDS encoding 50S ribosomal protein L6, protein MSRIGKKTIVIPTGVEADVTSGNIKIKGPKGTLEQSLHTRVSIVKEGNELKISVKDENLKSDRALWGLFGSLVRNMILGVTTGFEKKLEMNGIGFKAEVKGKNLVLDVGFSHQVNFAVPQGIEVTVEKNIITIKGFDKQLVGSIAAQIREIKKPEPYLGKGIKYVDEIIRRKAGKAAAKSAA, encoded by the coding sequence ATGTCAAGAATTGGTAAAAAAACAATTGTTATACCTACGGGCGTGGAAGCCGATGTGACTTCCGGCAATATTAAAATCAAAGGTCCTAAGGGAACTTTGGAACAGTCTTTGCATACTAGAGTTTCTATTGTTAAAGAAGGGAATGAATTGAAAATTTCCGTCAAAGATGAAAATTTAAAAAGTGATCGGGCTTTGTGGGGGTTATTTGGAAGTTTGGTTAGAAACATGATTCTTGGCGTCACCACCGGTTTTGAAAAAAAATTAGAGATGAACGGTATTGGTTTTAAGGCCGAGGTTAAGGGAAAAAATTTGGTTTTGGATGTTGGTTTTTCCCATCAAGTAAATTTTGCCGTTCCCCAGGGAATAGAAGTGACTGTTGAAAAAAATATTATCACCATTAAAGGTTTTGATAAACAGTTAGTAGGGAGTATTGCCGCTCAAATTAGGGAAATTAAAAAGCCGGAACCATATTTGGGTAAAGGCATTAAATATGTTGATGAAATAATTAGGAGAAAGGCCGGTAAGGCCGCGGCTAAATCCGCCGCTTAA
- a CDS encoding 50S ribosomal protein L18: protein MNRIKAKRQKLAKRHARVRSRISGTAEKPRLSVRKSLKYVFLQLIDDERGLTIVSSSSKGLKAEKDNPYKGKSAVSYEAGKELGKKAVEKKIKKICFDRGGYAFQGRVKAVAEGARVAGLEF, encoded by the coding sequence ATGAATCGCATTAAAGCCAAAAGACAAAAATTAGCCAAACGCCACGCGCGGGTTAGAAGCCGCATCAGCGGGACAGCGGAAAAACCTCGTTTATCTGTACGCAAAAGTTTAAAGTACGTATTTTTGCAATTAATTGATGATGAACGCGGCCTAACGATTGTTTCCTCTTCCAGCAAAGGTTTAAAAGCGGAAAAAGATAATCCGTATAAAGGAAAAAGCGCAGTTTCTTATGAAGCCGGTAAGGAATTAGGCAAAAAGGCAGTGGAAAAAAAGATAAAGAAAATCTGTTTTGATCGCGGAGGTTATGCCTTTCAGGGACGCGTTAAAGCCGTAGCCGAAGGTGCTCGTGTCGCGGGTTTGGAATTTTAA
- a CDS encoding 30S ribosomal protein S5: MLDLARVTRVTKGGKRMRFRAAVIVGDRKGRVGFGIAKGADVAMAVSKATRLGKKDLFKVILEKTTIPHWVKAKEKAARVLLKPAPSGSGIIAGGAMRVVLELAGVPDIVGKMLGANNKVNNARATIKALKSLKPRAMNKK, encoded by the coding sequence ATTTTAGATTTAGCTAGAGTAACTAGGGTGACCAAAGGCGGTAAACGTATGCGTTTTAGAGCGGCTGTAATAGTGGGGGATCGTAAGGGCCGTGTTGGATTTGGAATTGCCAAAGGTGCCGATGTGGCCATGGCTGTTAGTAAGGCTACTCGTTTGGGCAAAAAGGATTTGTTTAAAGTCATTTTAGAAAAAACCACTATTCCTCATTGGGTAAAAGCCAAAGAAAAAGCGGCTAGAGTTTTATTAAAACCAGCCCCTTCCGGTTCTGGTATTATCGCCGGCGGAGCCATGAGAGTAGTTTTGGAATTAGCCGGTGTTCCGGATATTGTGGGTAAAATGTTGGGTGCCAATAATAAAGTAAATAATGCGCGAGCTACTATTAAAGCTTTGAAAAGCTTAAAACCGCGCGCGATGAATAAAAAGTAA